A region of Toxorhynchites rutilus septentrionalis strain SRP chromosome 1, ASM2978413v1, whole genome shotgun sequence DNA encodes the following proteins:
- the LOC129761452 gene encoding uncharacterized protein LOC129761452, with protein MRKPLDQLQQFVRNRIAEIRKFTAECQWNYIRSQSNPADIVSRGQLPEALSQNYLWWNGPKFLEGPDYPVDEIAHVPDQLLPEITVVVATSTLSIEPLSFLHKHNNFRKLQRIMSHIIRFVDNCRQKNPLDRRKSNHHTVIELRRATDAIFKILQHIHLSDEIQRVLSNQPCKRIGNFRPVYNDGLLRVGGRLDHSTLPFASKHQIILPDKDPITKAFIRTIHEELLHVGQTGLINAIQQRYWLLNARSTVRKVTRSCIRCFRTNPTDTTQLMGSLPRSRVVPSPPFAVTGVDYAGPFWIKEGARRPRLIKAYVAVYVCMSTKAVHMEAVSNLTNDAFIASLKRLIGRRGLVQQIHSDNASNFRGAHHELNQIYRQFRNQQDLNRIQQFCQQREIEWHFIPPDAPEFGGLWEAAVKSAKTHLKRIAGTAKLTFEELATVLIEIEAVLNSRPLFTVSRDPADPQVITPAHFLIGRPLIALAEPSLENVKATRLDRWQHLQLMREHFWRAWTRDYLNTLQPRKKNLRTMPNLRPGMIVLLHDKNLPPLNWKLGRITCVYPGDDGLVRTVDVFANGSTYRRPITKVSVLPTEDNSNGSSLCH; from the coding sequence ATGAGAAAACCGCTTGATCAACTTCAACAGTTTGTCCGTAATCGCATCGCAGAAATTCGTAAATTCACCGCAGAATGTCAGTGGAACTATATACGATCCCAATCGAACCCAGCAGATATAGTTTCACGAGGACAACTACCCGAAGCATTGAGCCAGAACTACCTTTGGTGGAACGGACCGAAATTCCTCGAAGGTCCGGATTATCCCGTCGACGAAATAGCGCATGTTCCAGATCAGCTCCTGCCCGAGATAACAGTTGTGGTAGCAACATCAACGCTAAGTATAGAACCTTTATCCTTCCTACACAAACACAATAATTTTCGCAAACTTCAACGAATTATGTCGCATATTATTCGATTTGTTGATAACTGCCGACAGAAAAATCCGCTAGATCGCAGAAAATCAAATCATCACACTGTCATCGAGCTACGACGAGCAACCGATGCGATATTTAAGATTCTGCAGCACATACATCTCAGTGATGAGATTCAACGAGTTCTATCCAATCAACCGTGTAAACGAATAGGAAATTTTAGACCAGTATACAATGATGGCTTGCTTCGAGTTGGAGGCAGATTGGATCATTCAACATTGCCTTTTGCTTCCAAACATCAGATTATTTTACCCGATAAGGATCCGATAACTAAAGCTTTCATAAGAACGATTCACGAAGAATTACTCCATGTCGGCCAAACAGGACTTATCAATGCCATTCAGCAGCGATATTGGCTACTTAACGCTCGATCTACAGTTCGAAAGGTAACCCGCAGTTGTATTCGTTGCTTCCGAACAAATCCGACCGATACTACACAGCTTATGGGGAGCCTGCCAAGATCTCGTGTAGTTCCGTCCCCACCATTTGCAGTAACTGGTGTCGACTATGCCGGTCCATTTTGGATAAAGGAAGGAGCACGACGTCCGAGATTAATTAAAGCATACGTTGCAGTATATGTGTGTATGTCAACTAAAGCTGTGCACATGGAAGCAGTTTCCAATCTCACGAACGACGCTTTTATCGCCTCTCTCAAACGACTAATTGGACGACGAGGGTTAGTGCAACAGATACACTCCGATAACGCATCTAACTTTCGAGGTGCCCACCACGAACTCAATCAAATTTACCGACAATTCCGAAACCAGCAGGATTTAAATCGAATTCAACAATTCTGTCAACAACGTGAAATCGAATGGCATTTCATACCACCAGATGCTCCAGAGTTTGGTGGACTTTGGGAAGCCGCTGTTAAATCTGCAAAAACGCATTTGAAAAGAATTGCCGGAACCGCAAAGTTGACTTTTGAAGAGTTGGCCACTGTTTTAATTGAGATTGAAGCAGTTTTAAACTCCAGACCTTTATTCACCGTTTCCAGAGATCCAGCAGATCCTCAGGTAATCACACCAGCACATTTTTTAATCGGTCGCCCTCTTATCGCTTTAGCAGAACCATCCTTGGAAAATGTAAAGGCTACCCGATTAGATAGATGGCAACATTTGCAGCTGATGCGCGAGCATTTCTGGCGCGCATGGACCCGAGATTATCTCAACACTCTTCAACCACGAAAGAAGAATCTACGAACGATGCCAAATCTTCGTCCAGGAATGATCGTCCTACTCCATGACAAAAATCTGCCGCCACTCAATTGGAAACTGGGTCGAATTACATGCGTCTATCCCGGCGATGATGGACTGGTTCGAACAGTTGATGTCTTCGCAAACGGATCAACGTACAGGCGACCAATCACCAAGGTTTCAGTGTTGCCAACCGAGGACAATTCTAATGGATCCAGCTTGTGTCATTGA